The Pseudomonas fluorescens genome segment CGCCGCTGTGCAGGTCGTTGCTCAGTTCGGCCAGGGTGCGGCTGCTGCCCGCCACTTGTTCGGCATTGCCGCGAATCGTCCCGACCAGATCCACCAGATAGGCACGCAGGCGATTGAGCGAGGCTTCGATGTCGTGCAGTTCGAGGTTGGTCTTGCCCAGATGAATGTCACGGCTGAAATCACCCTCGGCCCAAGTCGACAATGCGGGCGCGAGATTGGTCAGGGTACGAGCCAGACGTCGCTGCAGGGTGTCGATCAGCAGGGCGATCAACAGGATCAAGCCGATCATCACACCTTGCATCAGGCGCACTTCGCTCTGGATCTGCCCGTGTTGGGCACGTACCACTGGCTCAAGGCCAGCGATGGCTTGTTGAACGGCGGCGATTTTCTGGTGGGTCGCGGTGCTGAGTTCGGTGCGTTTCTGGATCTGGTCGCGGGTGCGGGCCAGTTCTGCCGGATAGCGGCCAAGCAAGCTGTTGAGTTCGCGTTTGAGACCGACGCCGGCGTCTTCGGCGACGGCTTTTTCAGTGCTTTCAATGCCCATCATCGAGGCGAAATCGTCGCTGCCGGATTCGCTACGGGTGACCACGCCGAGCAAGGGCAGGGCATCGATTGCCTGGGCCTGGGTGCGGATGTTGGTGATCTCGCGCTCGACATCGGCAGCCAGTTCACTGCGCCCGCTGCTGACCAGTTTGTCGCGGGCCAGCGACAACTTGCCCAGATGCTGAGAGGCGCCAAGCAACGGCGCCAGATAGGTCGAGTTGCCGCCGGCATAGGTGTTGAGCTGATCGAGGCTGGCACTCAATTCGCGCTCGGCCTGCAACAGCAGCGCCTGCGGATCGCCGGCCAGTTTGCCGGCGGCCAGCAGGTCGGTCTTGCTGAATTCATCGAGGCTGGTGAGGCTCGGGCGCAGAGTGTCGGCCAGGGCGGGCGGCAGCTCGCCGAGTTCTTTCTGCAGGCTGTCGATGGCCTGGCTGGCGCTGCTCAGGCGCAAGGCATCGCCGCTGCCGAGGTAGTCCTCGACGTTGCGCGCGACTTCATTCTGAAATTGCTGTGACAGCCCGAGGTAGCGCTCCATCAGCAGATACGGGCGTTCGAGGGCTTTTTGCGACCACCACAGCGTGGCACCGAGGGCCACGCAGACGGCGACCAGCAACAGCGTGTTGAGATTGGTGAGCAACTTCAGGCGCATGACGGCTACCAACGGCAGAAATGGTAAGTGCCTGAATTTATTTCTGTTCTGTTACAAGGTTATGACCGAATCGGTGGATTCCGGTGAAAAAGTGGCACTTTGCTTTGAGTCTCGCGCGGTCTGCACCCGATTGCGGCCTTCACCCTTGGCGCGGTAAAGCGCCTCGTCGGCCTGGCTGGCCATCATCAGGCTGTCGGAGTCGTCGTGCATCTCCACTACCCCGGCGCTGAAGGTGCACCAAAGATCCTGTGGCTGGGCCGGGTAATGGATTTCAGCGAAGCGCTGGCGAATTTCGTCGAGCACTTTGTGCGCGGCTTCTATATCGGTGTCAGGCATGACGATGGCGAATTCTTCGCCGCCGTAACGTCCGATGAAGTCGGTCTTGCGCAGACGCTGCTTGAGGAACAGCGCCAGGCTCTTGATCACCCGGTCGCCCATGGGGTGGCCATGGCTGTCGTTGACCCGTTTGAAATGGTCGATGTCGAGCATCGCAAAACTCAGCGGCTTGTTTTCGCGGCGGGCGCGGAACGAGCAGTCTTCCAGCAACTGAAGAATGTGCGTGTGGTTGTACAGACCGGTGAGGCTGTCGCGGACCATCCGTGCTTTCAGGTTGCGCGCACGGGCGGCGCGGTTGCGCACCGTGGTGATCAGGTGGCGCGGTTTGATCGGCTTGGTCAGGAAGTCATCGCCGCCCTCGCTCATGGCGTCGAGCTGCTTGTCGAGGTCGTCTTC includes the following:
- a CDS encoding methyl-accepting chemotaxis protein — its product is MRLKLLTNLNTLLLVAVCVALGATLWWSQKALERPYLLMERYLGLSQQFQNEVARNVEDYLGSGDALRLSSASQAIDSLQKELGELPPALADTLRPSLTSLDEFSKTDLLAAGKLAGDPQALLLQAERELSASLDQLNTYAGGNSTYLAPLLGASQHLGKLSLARDKLVSSGRSELAADVEREITNIRTQAQAIDALPLLGVVTRSESGSDDFASMMGIESTEKAVAEDAGVGLKRELNSLLGRYPAELARTRDQIQKRTELSTATHQKIAAVQQAIAGLEPVVRAQHGQIQSEVRLMQGVMIGLILLIALLIDTLQRRLARTLTNLAPALSTWAEGDFSRDIHLGKTNLELHDIEASLNRLRAYLVDLVGTIRGNAEQVAGSSRTLAELSNDLHSGAEHQAGDTALIRDSLSELEATIQQVAGDARQAADASRHAGQAVEHGQKVIGLSLTGLHALVGEVQGNAQMIEHLAQESATIGGVLTVIRSIADQTNLLALNAAIEAARAGEMGRGFAVVAEEVRSLAQRTAGATAEIQTLIAGLQTAARQSVEGMRAQVEHAEATANQAQSADGALDKIVGAIQTISDTAVRIAEVTAQQSGAVSEIRDHSERIHQLGGDNLLRIGEGREQGENLLVLGGQLHTAVQAFRV